One genomic window of Saccopteryx bilineata isolate mSacBil1 chromosome 4, mSacBil1_pri_phased_curated, whole genome shotgun sequence includes the following:
- the SKP1 gene encoding S-phase kinase-associated protein 1 encodes MPSIKLQSSDGEIFEVDVEIAKQSVTIKTMLEDLGMDDEGDDDPVPLPNVNAAILKKVIQWCTHHKDDPPPPEDDENKEKRTDDIPVWDQEFLKVDQGTLFELILAANYLDIKGLLDVTCKTVANMIKGKTPEEIRKTFNIKNDFTEEEEAQVRKENQWCEEK; translated from the exons atGCCCTCAATTAAATTGCAGAGTTCTGATGGAGAGATATTTGAAGTCGATGTTGAAATTGCTAAACAGTCTGTGACTATCAAGACCATGTTAGAag ATTTGGGAATGGATGATGAAGGCGATGATGATCCAGTTCCTCTACCAAATGTTAATGCAGCAATATTAAAAAAG GTCATTCAGTGGTGCACTCACCACAAGGATGATCCTCCTCCTCCTGAGGATGATGAGAACAAAGAAAAGCGAACAGATGATATTCCTGTATGGGACCAAGAATTCCTGAAAGTTGACCAAGGAACACTTTTTGAACTTATTCTG GCTGCAAACTATTTAGACATCAAAGGTTTGCTTGATGTTACATGCAAGACTGTTGCCAACATGATCAAGGGGAAAACTCCTGAGGAGATTCGCAAGACCTTCAATATCAAAAATGACTTTACTGAGGAAGAGGAAGCCCAG GTACGCAAAGAGAACCAGTGGTGTGAAGAAAAGTGA